The following proteins are co-located in the Prionailurus viverrinus isolate Anna chromosome A1, UM_Priviv_1.0, whole genome shotgun sequence genome:
- the INSYN2B gene encoding protein INSYN2B, whose protein sequence is MAQQNMKVRPVLLKRNSLESVEFVKQPHHRRSKSQQVRFKEDGTSKTPPGLAEADVQTSEDPGAMGKTQASRHHHLPTYSLSFPRSQKAGGFRNIAIQTSPSLRKHFPVFKRKRLTASKSLVEMPTASQSAIQVNGNLSEQDIVSSDLAYLRLAQHLEDGPRRVKVSHPFPPRMSKVQSNGPISICLEAGAWRASEKATAAIQVPDDIYHSPTWAARKSTFSPDRSGDISNSIHPLVDICPGDGRTVPLSDSERSPSCLNATSDASHMPGTGKLKPELLLPKDNSDDKDLGPLSSRSKETCVPSPPRTHGSPSPGSHSQPAHLGGASDYSSSSINHQDLLSLKTNSVSKSVPMCQEQMAKNPTQSDTQDFQNCSGNSHLPAPLPRRETTLQSSRETGGINPIHLARGELCDLQGRLQSVEESLHSNQEKIKVLLNVIQDLEKARALTEGRNFYRTGQDLNNCSTCQNTACIIYSVEYDFRQQEGRFHEVLQSLEEAEPVEEASPPPKSPAEPPVPEKQDLRRKTKKVKKKCFWWI, encoded by the exons ATGGCCCAGCAAAATATGAAAGTGCGGCCTGTGCTTCTAAAGCGTAACAGCCTAGAGTCAGTGGAGTTTGTGAAGCAACCCCACCACCGCAGGAGCAAATCTCAACAGGTTCGATTCAAGGAAGATGGGACCAGTAAGACTCCACCTGGCCTAGCTGAAGCTGATGTCCAGACTTCTGAGGATCCAGGTGCAATGGGCAAGACTCAAGCCTCCAGGCACCATCACCTTCCCACCTACTCACTCTCCTTCCCCAGGTCCCAGAAGGCAGGGGGCTTTCGGAACATTGCGATCCAAACCTCCCCCAGTCTCAGGAAGCATTTCCCAGTTTTCAAAAGGAAGAGACTCACAGCCAGCAAGTCCCTGGTAGAAATGCCAACAGCATCCCAAAGTGCCATCCAAGTCAACGGCAACCTCTCTGAACAGGACATTGTGTCCTCTGACCTTGCCTACTTAAGATTGGCTCAGCATCTTGAGGATGGGCCTCGAAGGGTCAAAGTGTCTCATCCATTTCCTCCTAGAATGTCCAAGGTGCAAAGCAATGGGCCTATTAGCATATGCTTGGAAGCAGGGGCTTGGAGGGCCTCAGAGAAAGCAACTGCTGCCATTCAGGTCCCCGATGATATTTACCACAGTCCTACCTGGGCAGCTAGAAAGTCCACTTTCAGCCCAGACAGGTCAGGTGATATAAGCAACTCCATACATCCTTTGGTTGACATATGTCCAGGTGATGGGAGAACAGTGCCACTATCAGATTCAGAAAGATCCCCTTCCTGCTTAAATGCCACCAGCGATGCCAGCCACATGCCAGGCACAGGGAAACTTAAACCCGAATTGCTTTTGCCCAAAGACAACTCTGATGACAAAGACCTTGGACCATTGTCATCTCGGTCAAAGGAAACATGTGTTCCCTCACCTCCACGGACTCACGGCTCCCCCTCACCAGGCTCCCACAGCCAGCCAGCCCATCTGGGAGGGGCTTCAGACTATTCTTCATCGAGCATCAATCACCAGGATCTGCTGTCACTCAAAACTAACAGTGTGTCAAAATCTGTCCCCATGTGTCAGGAGCAGATGGCAAAGAACCCCACTCAGTCAGACACCCAGGACTTTCAAAATTGTTCAGGAAACAGTCACCTCCCAGCTCCTCTTCCAAGGAGGGAGACCACACTGCAGAGCAGCAGAGAGACTGGTGGGATTAATCCAATTCACCTGGCACGGGGGGAGCTCTGTGATCTCCAAGGCAGGCTGCAGTCCGTGGAGGAATCTCTGCATTCGAACCAAGAGAAAATTAAAGTCCTTTTGAATGTAATCCAAGACTTGGAGAAAGCTCGAGCTCTCACAGAAGG GCGCAACTTTTATCGAACTGGCCAAGATCTCAACAACTGCAGTACCTGCCAGAATACAGCGTGCATCATATACAG TGTAGAATATGATTTTCGACAGCAGGAAGGCAGGTTCCATGAAGTTCTACAGAGTCTGGAGGAAGCAGAACCAGTTGAGGAGGCATCTCCCCCACCAAAGTCCCCAGCAGAGCCTCCAGTCCCTGAGAAACAGGACTtaaggaggaaaaccaagaaagtgaagaagaaatgCTTCTGGTGGATCTGA